A single Planctomycetota bacterium DNA region contains:
- a CDS encoding rhomboid family intramembrane serine protease: MRYNVTQSGYEGWADPPRRVVFPRLSPVVRWLILANVAVFLVQLYFESARRVSLSQFLGVVPRGVIERLQVWQVVTYMFLHSTSANHVIHIVVNMLFLYWFGVELERVMGRGRFLGLYLAGGVAGGVAYAVTQYLVRMENPAIGASAAVMALLVVYAFHFPNRTVYLFYCIPLAVKWFVLAVIAMDVLYSANAYGDGVAHTAHLGGALYGLLYWRLGPRLAPWLDRFGDRHRDREARRRAADEQRVDDLLVKISREGFDSLSRRERDFLTEQSRRRRERGYRS, from the coding sequence ATGCGGTACAATGTCACCCAAAGCGGATACGAGGGCTGGGCGGACCCCCCGCGCCGCGTGGTGTTCCCGCGCCTCAGTCCCGTCGTCAGGTGGCTCATCCTCGCCAACGTGGCCGTGTTCCTGGTGCAGCTCTACTTCGAGTCCGCGCGCCGCGTGAGCCTGTCGCAGTTCCTGGGCGTGGTGCCGCGGGGGGTGATCGAGCGGCTCCAGGTCTGGCAGGTCGTCACCTACATGTTTCTGCACAGCACGTCTGCGAACCACGTCATCCACATCGTGGTGAACATGCTGTTTCTGTACTGGTTCGGGGTGGAGCTCGAGCGGGTGATGGGCCGCGGGCGCTTCCTGGGGCTGTACCTGGCGGGCGGCGTGGCGGGGGGCGTGGCGTATGCGGTGACGCAGTACCTCGTGCGGATGGAGAACCCGGCGATCGGCGCCTCGGCCGCGGTGATGGCCCTGCTGGTGGTCTACGCCTTTCACTTTCCGAACCGCACGGTGTATCTTTTCTACTGCATTCCGCTGGCGGTGAAGTGGTTCGTGCTGGCGGTGATCGCGATGGATGTGCTGTACAGTGCGAACGCGTACGGGGACGGGGTGGCGCACACGGCGCATCTGGGCGGCGCGCTCTACGGCCTGCTCTACTGGCGGCTGGGGCCGCGCCTGGCGCCGTGGTTGGACCGCTTCGGCGACCGGCACCGCGACCGCGAGGCCCGCCGCCGTGCGGCCGACGAACAGCGCGTGGACGATCTGCTGGTCAAGATCAGCCGCGAGGGGTTCGACAGCCTGAGCCGCCGCGAGCGCGACTTCCTCACAGAACAAAGCCGCCGCCGGCGCGAACGCGGCTATCGCTCGTAG